Genomic window (Halococcus agarilyticus):
TCAGTTGCGGGCGATCGGCGAGGTGGCGCGCGACTACGCCACCGGCCCGGTCGACAACCCGGAGTTCGGCGATGGATGGGTCGATCTCACTACCCGTCAGTCGATCCAGCTCCACTGGATCAAACTGGAGGACGTGCCCGCGATCTGGGAGAAGTTGGAGAGTGTGGGCGTCTCCACGCGATCGTCGGGCGGGGACACCATGCGCAACGTTTCGGGCTGTCCGGTCGCCGGTAAGGACGCCGACGAGTACGTCGCGACGCGACCGCTGCTGGACCGCATCCAGACGGAGTTGCGCGGGGACGACGCGCTCTGCAACATGCCCCGGAAGTTCAACATCTCCGTGACGGGCTGTCGGGAGGGGTGTGCCCAGGACTCGATCAACGACGTGGCGCTCGAACCCGCGCGGAAGCTCGTCGACGGCGAGCGTATGAGAGGTTTCAACCTCCGTGCCGGCGGCGGGCTCGGCGGGCGCGAGACGCGCCGGGCGCGCTCGCTCGACGTCTTCGTGCGACCGGACCGGGCGTACGAGGTTGTGCGCGCGTTCGTCGAACTCTACCACGAGGAAGGGAATCGCGAGAACCGCAACAAGAATCGCGCGCGCTTCTTCGTCGACGACTGGGGTGTCGAGGCGGTTCGCGAAGCGCTGGTCGAGCGGACCGACTTCGCGCTCGAATCCGCGGGGACGGACCTCCGCGAGGAGTACACCTACAACGCCGGGAGATCCGATGACGAGGGCGACCACGTCGGCGTTCACGACCAGGCCGACGGCCGACACTACGTCGGGCTGAGCACGCCGGTCGGGCGGATCCCCGCCGAAGAGGCGATCGAGCTCGCCGACCTCGCCGACGAGTACGGCAGCGGCGAGGTCAGGCTCACCCGCCGACAGAACCCGCTCGTGATGGACGTTCCGGCGAACAGGCTAGAGGAGCTGCTCGCGGAACCGTTGCTCGACGTCCATTCACCCGAGCCGGATCTCTTCACCCGGGGAGCGATGGCCTGTACGGGCACCGAGTTCTGCTCGCTCGCGCTGACCGAGACCAAGGCCCGGATGGCGGCGATGATCCGGTGGTTCCGGGCCACCCTCGAACTCCCCGACGACCTCGGCCAGCTCAAGATCCACTTCTCGGGCTGTACCGCCGACTGCGGCCAGGCGATGACCGCCGACATCGGGCTGCAGGGAATGCGCGCGAGGAAGGACGGCGAGATGGTCGAGGCGATGGACGTCGGCGTCGGTGGCGGTATCGGGCAGAACCCCACATTCGTCGAGTGGGTCCGCCAGCGCGTGCCCGCCGACGAGGTCCCGGGAATGGTGAAAAACCTCCTCGAAGCGTTCGCCGCCCTCCGGGAGGACGACCAGACGTTCCGGGAGTGGGTCGCAGCCACCGGCCACGCGACGATCGTCGAACTCGCCGAGCCCGAGGAGACGAGCTACGACGACCCCTGTCTGACCGACGCCAAACAGTCGTGGTACCCCTTCGCCGACGGCGAGAGCCCCGCACCGACCGCCGCCGACGGAACCCCAACTCCGAGCGATGACTGACGACCCATCCACCTCGGTCGACGCGATACCGCAGGCACCGATGGACGTCGCGCCGGAGCTCGCCCCGACGACGGCCGATCGGACTAGGCGCGAGCCACGCGCCGAGGGGAGGTCGACCGATGAGTGAGCCGGTGCAGACCACGTGTATGCGGTGTGCGGTCGGCTGCGGCCACGTCCACGAGGGCGTCGACATCGGCTACGGCATCGCCTCGGTGCAGGGCGACGTCTCCCATCCCGTCAGCAAGGGCCTCGCGTGCCCGCGCGGCATCCGCGAGAGCGGCGATCCGGACGGCGAGTGGCTGACACAGCCGCTCGTCAGGAAGGGAGGTGAACTGCTCCCCACGACGTGGGACGTCGCGCTCGGTCGCGTCGTCAGGGTGTTCGAGGAGATTCTCGACCGCGATCGCGACGGGATCGGGGTGCTCGGCAGCGGCCAGCAGACCAACGAGGCGGCGTACGCGCTCGGCAAGCTCGCCCGCGGCGGTTTCGGGACCCGCCATTACGACGCCAACACCACCCTCTGCATGGCGAGCGCGGTCGCGGCCTACTACGACGCCTTCGGCAGCGACGCACCCCCCTGCACCTACGACGACATCCCCGACGCACGGACCCATCTCGTCTGGGGGGCGAACCCCGCGGTCGCCCATCCAGTCATGTTTCGCTGGATCCACGAGAGCGCCCAGGATCCGGACAGTCGGCTCGTGGTGGTCGATCCCGTCGCAACGACGACGGCCGAGGCAGCCGACGCGCACGTCAGTCCAGAGCCGGGCGGCGACCTCGCGCTGGCGCGGGCCGTCCTCGCGAGGATCGTCGAGCGCGGCCGCGTCGACAGGGAGTTCGTCGATCGGGCGACGACCGGGTTCGACGACCTCTGTAAGGATTTGCCGACGCCGACGGCAGCGGCCGCGACCGCCGGCGTTCCCCTCGAAACGGTCGACGCCTTGGTGGAGGCGCTCGCCGATCCGACGCTGCTCTACTGGGGAATGGGCGTCAATCAGAGCACGCAGGGAACGGCGACGGCGGGCGCGCTGATCGATTGCTGTCTCGCGACCGGGAACGTGGGCCCCGGCTCGGGCCCGTTCTCGCTGACCGGTCAGGCGAACTCGATGGGAACCCGAGTGTGTTCCTCGAAGGGAACCTGGCCGGGCCATCGCGACTTCGGCGATCCCGACGAACGGGCCGTCGTCGCGGACGCATGGGGGGTTCCCGAGGGACGACTGCCCGACGACACCGGTCCCGGCCCGGTCGGCATCGTCGAGGCGATCAACGACGGCCCGATCGAGGCGCTCTGGACCGTGGCGACCAACCCGGTCGCGGGGCTGCCCGACGCGACGGCGGCCCGCGAGCGCCTCGACGAGACGTTTCTGGTGGTCCAGGACGCGTTCCGGAGCGAGACCGTCGAACTGGCGGACGTCGTGCTCCCGGCGGCGACGTGGGGCGAGTCGAGCGGGACGGCGATGAACATGGAGCGCACCGTCTCGCGGGTCCGCCCCGCGACCGACAGCCCCTCGGGTATCAGAAGCGATCTCGCCATCGTCGCGACGCTCGCGGACCGACTCGTACCGGGGTTGTTCGACGCTCGCGATCCCGAGGGAATCTTCGCGGAGTTCGCCGCGCTGACCGAGGGGACCGACGCCGACTGCTCGGGGATCACCTACGACCGCCTCGAACAGGAGGTGGCGGTCCGCTGGCCCGCACCCGATGCGGCGACAGCGGGTGGCTATCGCTACTACGACCCCGACGGTGATCGATCGATCGGGACCGACGGCGATCCATCGACCGGGGTCGACGACGACTCACGATCCACGACCGACGAGGAGTCCGGGACCGCTAACGGCGGGGCGGCGTGGACGTTCCCGACGCCCTCTGGCCGGGCGCGTTTCTCGACCGGCTTCGCCGGGAGCGTTCCCGAACCGCCGAGCGAGGCGTACCCGCTGACGCTCACCACCGCGCGCGATCCCGACGGCTACAACACGGGCGTGCGGACGCGACCCTCGATCGACGAAGCGGATCCCCTCGTCGCGCGCGTCGATCCGGCGACGCTCGCCGATCACGAGGAGTGCGTTCGCGCGGACGACGAGTCGAAACCGATCACCACCATCGAATCCCGGCGTGCGTCGGTATCGGCGCGCGTCGAACCGGACGACGCCATCCCCGAAGGGATGGTCTGGCTGCCGATCCACCAGCCGATGACCAACCACCTCACCATCGCGGCGACCGACCCCGACTCGGACGAACCGAACTACAAGCAGTGTGCGGTGCGCCTCGCCGCCCCCGAGCGCTCGAAGCGCGGGACGGAGACCGGTTCGGAGGGCGCGAGTGCGACCGAACGTGAACGTTCCGAACTCGCCGGTCATCCCGCGGGGGTGCGTCAGTGAGCCTCGTCCGGATGACGAAGTGGCGGACGCTGGTGCTCGCCACCGCGGGATTCAACCTCTCCTTTCTGATCTGGTTTTCCTTCGCCCCCTTCACCGGCCCGATGGCCGCGGAGTTCGGCCTCTCGCTCGCGGAGATCGGGATCCTCGCGAGCGCGGCGATCTGGCTCGCGCCGTTCGGGCGGATCCTGACGGGGTGGCTCTCGGACAAGTACGGCGCGCCGACCGTGTTCGCGATCGTGCTCGCGTACGTCGGCGTGTTCTCGATGGCGAGCGCGTTCGCGGAGAGCTACGCGGTCTTCTTCGTCGAGCGGTTGATCGTCGCCACCGCGGGGATCACGTTCGTCATCGGCATCCAGCACGTCTCGGAGTGGTTTCCCGAGGAGCAGTTGGGCACCGCCGAGGGGATCTATGCCGGCATCGGCAACGCCGGGGCCGCGGGCGGCGCGTTGATCCTCCCGCGCGTGTTCGGCACGAACTGGAACGGGCCGCTGTTCGACACGAACTGGCGGGCGGCCTTCTTCTACACGGGCGTCGTCGCGATCCTGATGGCCGTCGTCTACTACGCGATCGGTGAGGCCGCATCGAGCGAGCAGCGTCGCCAGACGACCGCCGAGAGCGCGACCCTGAAGCAGTGGGTTCACACGGCGACGCGGTACGGAACGGTCGTGCTCGCGCTCGCGTACGTGATGAGCTTCGGTCTCGAACTCTCGATGAACGGGTGGCTCGCGACCTACTACCGGGAGGGGTTCGCCACCGACGATCTCGTGCTCGCGAGCACGTTCGCGGCGACGTTCTCGCTCGCGGCCGGCCTGTTGCGCCCCATCGGTGGCTACGTCAGCGACGTGCTCGCACGGCGTGAGCGGGACATCCTGCCGTTCTTCCGGGGTCGCTACCGCGAGCAGTGGACGTTCGTCGCGCTCGTCTTCGTCGTCGTGACGATGATGTTGATGACCCTCGCCGGCCTCTCCGGTGCGGTCACCGTGGCGGTCGGGGCCGGCTTCCTCGTCGGGACGGCGTGTGCGTTCGCCGAGGGAGCGATCTTCGCCCAGGTGCCGGCGATGTTCCCGAACAGTTCGGGGGCCGTCGCGGGCGTCGTCGGCGGGATCGGTACCATCGGCGGCATCGTCTACCCCCTGGTGTACTCCTCGTCGCTCTTCGGAACCCTCCACGTCGGCTACGCCGTCGTGGGGATCTCGATGATCCCCATCGTGCTCCTCAACGCGTGGGTCTACCGCCCCGAGATCGCCCGTCGCGCCCATCTCGACGGCTTCCTCGCTCGAAAGAGCGGTGTCGACGCGACCGGTAGCGACGACTGACGCGGACCGGGAACCGATCGGGAAGCCGGTCGGTCGAGGCGGTGTCGGGGCACGCTCGATGGGCGCGGAGCACCCCCCTCGGGACGACGCGGGGAGGCGACTCCGTGCTAGTCCGCACCGTGTCGCGGTGTGTAGCCGCAGTTCTCACACTGTAGCGATCCGTCGACGCGCGCGATCCGTTCCCTGCAGTTCGGACAGTCGAACTGCATCGTGACCGGTTGGTGGCGGAGATCGACATCCAATAAACCTTCCCACGTCGATCGTCGATAGTCGGTCGAAGCGATCCCGTTCGTCGATGTGAACGAATCGTGCGTGCTTCGGGAAGTGTGGTCGAGAAATACAATCGGTTGGACAAACCACACGGTCGATTCGCTCCTCGTTCGTTATCGACGCGAGCAACCGCTACTGCGGTTGGTCCGGTCGATCCTCAAGTAATACTTGTTTCGCAGGCGATCGGATAGTGCAGCTGGTTATGTACGGTCTACGTTCCTCGGTGAACTCGGTACCGCCTCTCGGAAGCGGCGGGATCCGATTCAGATGTTCGTCACACGCTGGTACTCGTCGCTGAGCGCGGCGGCGTCCTCGGGGAGGAGGGCCACCACCAGGTACTCGGCGTACTCTTCGAAGTACTCGACCAGCGCCGCGATCCGATCGGAGTCGAGCGCCTCCAGCGAGTCGATCACGATGAACGGCAGCGACTCGTGGAGGTCGTGGACGAGGTAGCCCGCGAGCGCAAAGACCAGCCCGGTGACTTCGCGTTCGCTCTCCGAGAGGTGGGCGATCGAGTCCTCGTAGGTCGCACCCTCGTCGGTGCTCCGGATCACGTGGAGGTCGAACACGCCGCGCTCGACTTTCCGCCGACCTTCCCGTACTGTCTGCTGGGTGCGCTCGATCCAGATCCGTTCGATGTTCGCGTAATCGAGCACACCGAGGATGGTCTCCATGTGGTCGTTGAACGCCTCGACCGCCTCGGCCTCCAACTGTTCGATCCGGGTGCGGAGGTCGGCGAGTTCGTCCTGGAGCTCCTCGCGGCGGTCGGTCAGTCGATCGCGTTCGTCGAGATCCTCCTCCACGCTCGCGATCTCCTCGCGAACGTCGTCGAGATCGCTTTCGAGCCGGCCGAGTTCGAACTCGAGCTGGTTTGCCTCCTTGTGCCGATCGAGCAGCTCGCTCTGTTCTTGCCCCTCCAGCTCCTCGACGGCGGCCTCGCGCTCGTCGATCTCGTCCTCCAGAGTGCTGCGCTCGTCGGTGAGCTCTTCGAGGGTCGACTCGCGCTGGGTGATCTCGCGCTCGACCTCGTCGAGCTTGCGGTCGACGCGCTCGCGTCGGTCGCGATCGCCCCGAAGGTCGTCGCGTCGGTCGGTCAGCTCGTCGAGTTCGGCGTCGACCTCGTTGCGTTTCGACGACCGGTCGCGACGGAGCTCCCGGAGACTGTCGAGCGTGTCGTCGATCGTGTCGCGCTCGACCTCGCTCCCGCAGGTCCAGCACACCGTGGTGTCCTCCACCAACTGGTCGGTGAGCGCCTCGCCCTCGGTCTCCGTGCCGGTACTCTCACGGTCCTGAAGTGCGGCGTGAAGCTCGGGGTTGTCGCCGTCGAGGAGGTCCTCGTTGAACTGGAGGATGCGCTGGAGCTGGTTGATCGTCGACTCCAGGGATTGCTTGTGATCGCGGAGGCGGTCGATCTCGGCCTCGATCTCGTCGAGATCGCCCGCGGGCGTCTCGGGGAGGTCGGTCATGTTCGCTTCGAGCTCGTCGCGCTCGTCTTCGAGCGCCCCGATGCTCTCGCGTTCGGTGTCGATCCGGTAGCGAACGTCCTCCAGATCGGAGCGCACGTCCTGGAGATCGTCGAGCGCGTCCTCGAAGGCGTTTTTCTGTTCTCTGGTGTCGTCGACGCTTTCGTCGGCGTCCTCGATCTCGGCCTCCTTCTCGTCGAGCTCGGCGCGCTTGTCCTCGATCCGGTCCTCGAGGCGTGTCTTCTCGGTTTCGAGCTCGGGCAGTCGCGAGTCGAGCGATTTCAGCCTGTCGAGCTCGTCGTCAAGGTTGCGTTTCTCGGCCTCCAGCTGTTCGATCTCGGCGTTGACCGCGGCGGTGTCCACGGGCTGCATGATGACCTCGCGGAGGTCGTCGTCGCGCGCGACCGCCTGGCGGGCCTCGTTGGATTCGAGCAGGAACGCGAACAGTTCGGCAGCCTCGGTGTCCTCGAGGTAGGGATCGCCGTCGAAGACCACCGTACCGTTCCGGCGTTCGAGCGTGCGAGTGTAGGTCTCGCCGGCGAGATCGAGCGCGACCTCGCCGTGGTCGGCGTCCCCCTTGAGCGAGACGCGATCGCTCCCGAGCGTGGCCATCAACGCCTGGAGGAGCGACGTTCGGTTGGTAGCGTTTCGGCCGGTGAGGGAGGTGACGCCGGGCGAAAACGCGATCTCGGTGGTGTCGATGCCGCCGACGTTCTCGACGGTGAGCTCGGCGTGTTCTTCGGTAGCCCGTGATTGACTCATCGTTCGTCCTCCCGTAACAGGGGGGGCTACTAAGTTCTTGTTGCTCGGGACACTACTCGGTCGCCCCGCGTCACGGTCTGTAACGATACTACGGCTGTTATAGCGACGGAGCCGCACGTCACCCCCGCATCTGTTGAGTGACGAACACTCGATCGCGACTGGTTCACACCGGGTGAAAAACAACCGATACGTCGAGTAGCCACGCATCATCGTGAGGCTCGGTATCACGACACTGCCCGTTCGAACCCATCGTTTACCGTGTATGAACGGTGTGGCGACGAGGGTGCTTCGCCTCTGGTGAAAAATACCGTCTCGTTCGTCCCGAGACGACAGGGTAGATCGGGCCCGTCGTTTCGTTCGTCACTTCCGAGTGAAAAACTACCGTCTACAGGATCGGATCCGGCCGAGAACCGTCGCAATCGGCAGTTATCGAACAGATATCACGGGAACGTCCCGAATCGTACCACGTCGTCGTTTCTCCCCTGACGAAATCCTTTTGATCGCGCGGCCGTTCGGGTCGCGGTATGTCCGGGAGCAACACGCCGCGGTTGGTGAACGCGACGGAGACGTCGCTCGCCATCGTCGAGGCCGTTCGCGATCGCGACGGGGCGACGCTCACCGAGGTCGCCGACGGACTCGACATCGGGTACAGCACCGCCCACAACCACCTCGCGACGCTCTGTGCGAACAACTGGCTCGTCAAGCACGACGGCGAGTACGACATCGGCCTGAAGTTCCTCTCCTTCGGGGAGTACGCACGGCGTCGAACGCCCCACTACGACGTCGCGAGGCGACACATGCACGAGCTGACCGAGCGGACCAACCTCGAAGTCGAGTTCCTCGTCGAGGAGTACGGCCGGCTCATTTCGATCGTGGACATGATCGGCGACGCCGGCGGGTTCGGGCCGCCGGAGGACGGCAAGTGGCTGCGGGTTGGCGAGTACTACTACCTCCACAACACGGCCTCGGGTAAGGCGATCCTCGCCGAACTCCCCGACGAGCGGGTCGAGGCGATCCTCGATCAGTGGGGTCTCCCGGCGGAAACCCCGTACTCGGTCACCGACCGCGACGAGCTCGACGCCCAGCTCGCGACGATCCGCGAACAGGGGTACGCCGAGACCGAACAGGAGGTCGTCGAGGGGTTCGCCAACGCCGGGACCGCCGTCCAGTACCCCGACGGGCGGGTCCTCGGTGGGATCAGCGTGGGCTGGCCGACGTACCTCTACAGCGACGGCGTCGATGCCGAAGTCATCGAGCAGCTGCTCGACACCGCCGCGTCGATCGAAGAGCGGATCGCTGCCACGTCGTCGGACTGAGGACGAACTATCTCCGAGATGTCGGAGCTGCGACGAAAGTGTTTTGTCGGGCCGTTTCGTCGGCCGACGTGGATACCATGGCAGCCGACGACACCACCATCGGTAGCGCTATCGACGACGAAACCAGGCGTGAGCTCGTCGACACCGACGATCTCCTTCCGACCGGTTCGGCGTTCGTCCCGGGCGAAACGCCGATCCCCGACTACCAGTTGGCGTGGGGGATCACGAGCGACGACGAGGGCGACCCGATTCACGGCGAGCCCACGGCCGACGACGCCGAACGGGAGCTCGTGATCCCGGTCGAGGAGCCGGGGCCCAACGAGGCGCTGCTGTACATGCTCACCTCGGAGGTCAACTACAACGACGTCTGGGCGGTCACCGGCGTGCCGGTCTCGACGTTCGCGGGCCACGACCGCGACTGGCACGTCACGGGTTCGGGCGGGCTCGCGCTGGTCGCCGAAACCGGGGCCGGCGTCGCGGACGAGGGCCGGATCGCGGTCGGCGACCTCGTCCACGTCTACGCGGGGAAGTTCGACGCGCTCTCGCCGAAGGCCGGCCGGGACCCGATGTTCGCCGACTTCCGGATCCAGGGGTACGAGACGCCGGACGGCTCCCACCAGCAGTTCGTGACCGCCCAGGCGACCCAGCTGTTCGAGCCCCCCTCGACCCTCGACCTCACCGAGGCGGGCAGCTACATCCTCACGATGGGGACCATCTACCGCGCGCTGACGAACACGCTCGACGTGGAGCCGGGGAGTGATCTCTTCGTCGAGGGGGCCTCGACCGGTACCGGCCGTGACGCCGTCGAGATGGCGGTGAGCCGGGGGCTCGACGTCACGGGGCTCGTTTCGAGCGACGAGCGCGCCGAGCGCGCAAAGGGGGTCGGAGCCGACGCGGCGATCGACCGCACGCAGGACGCACTCTCCGGAGCCATGCGGATGGTGCCGAACGATCCCGCCGCGGTCGAGGACTGGGTGGCCGCCGGCGAGCCGCTGCTGGAGGAGTTCCGTGCGAAAAACGACGGCGAGCTCGCCGACTACGCCATCTCCCACGCCGGTCAGGAGGCGTTCTCCCGATCCTACCAACTCCTCGACGAGGGCGGCCGGCTCACGTTCTACGGCGCGTCGACGGGCTACGAGATGGCGTTCGTTGGCAAGGGCGGTGCGACGACGCCGGGCGAGATGTACGACCGCTCGGCGCTCCGGCCGGGCGGGGGCGTGCTCGTCTGGTACGGCACCCCCGACGGGATCGAGGGGACCACCGACGAGGTCGGCGAGGCCGCGATCGAGGCGGCGCTCGATCGGCGCGCACGTGTGGCCGTCGTCACCGAATCGGAGGAACAGGCCGACGCCGTCGAGTCGGCACACGACGTCGAGGGTGCGGTCAGCCTCGAACACCTGGCGGCCGAGAACGACGCGGTCGCGTTCGAGCCGCTGCCCGAGCTTCCGAAACCATCCGAACCCGACGCGCTCGCCGCGACGGTCGGCGAGTACACGAACAAGCTGTTCAAACCCGTCGGGATCGCCACGGGCGAGCTCCTCGCCACGCCGAACAATCCCCGTGGGAACCCGGACGTCGTCTTCGAGCGCGCGGGTCAGAACACGCTCGGGACGTCGACGATGCTCTGTGCGTCGTTCGAGGGCGAGGTGGTGTACGCCGAGGCGATGGCCGACCGGCGCTACTCGTTTTACGCGCCCCAGGTCTGGATGCGCCAGCGCCGGATCCACATGCCGACGACCGAAATCTTCGGCACGCACATGAAGAACACCTACGAGGTGCTGAAGATGAACGAGGAGATCGAGCGCGGGGTTTTCGACGTCCCGCGGACCCATCTCGTCGACTGGGACGACGCCCCCGAAGCCCATCAGGACATGTGGGAGAACAACCACGAGGAGGGATCGTACGTCATCAACCACGCGCTCCCCGAGGACGGGATCGAATCGAAGGACGAGCTCTTCGCGGCCTGGGACGTCTGAGAACGCGCGGTTCGTTCGGCTTTCTCGCTCCGGTCCACTCGCTTCGCGATCCGGACGAATCACCGAACGGTCGCGGTGCTGCTCAGTTCTTTTCGGCGGTTCGCATCCAGTCGATGGCGGCCGAGACGCCCTCCTCGTCGGCGATCTCGTGGAACTCCTGGGCGGTCTCGGTTTCGGCGGAGGCCGCGTAGAGGTACTTCGCGACGTTCGCGGCGGAGTTCGACCGGTAGCCCTGGGTCTCCTGGACGTCGTTGAGGGTGTCCTTCAGCAGCTTCGTGATCGCGCTCGGGACGCGCTTCATGTGATCGACCTCGTCCATCACCGTGTCCATGAGTTCCTCCTCGGACACGACGCGGTTGACGATCCCCATCCGCTCGGCCTCCGTGGCGTCGACGTGCTTGCCCGTGTAGAACAGCTCGCGCGCGTGTTTCAGCGATCCCGTCACGAACGGCAGCACCATCGCCGGCGGGAGCTCGCCCATCCGCATGTCGGGGAAGCCGAACTCCGAGCGCTCGGTGGCGAACGTGAGGTCACAGACCAGCGCGAGGTTGCAGCCGCCGGCGAGGGCGTAGCCGTCGACGGCGGCGATCACGGGAATGGATAGATTGTAGATCGCGTCGAGATGGGTGTACTCCGACTCGATGATCGTGTCCATCGACGGCTCCTCGTCGGCCCCGAAGTCGTAGCCCGACGAGAACGCGCGGCCGTTGCCCGTCAGCACGACCGCGCGCACGTCGGCCGCGTCCTCCGCGGCCGCGAGCGCGGCTTCGAGTTCGTCGAGGAGCCCCGTACTCAGTGCGTTGAGCGTGTCGGGGTCGTCGAGGGTGACGATACGCGCGCCGTTCTCGGTTCGCACGTCGAGGTGATCGTAGTCGCTCATCGGTTGCATCTCCGTCTCGCTCGCAGTCGGGCTTATACCCGTCGGTACCTGTCAGCCAGGAGTGGTTCC
Coding sequences:
- a CDS encoding nitrite/sulfite reductase; the encoded protein is MNDKEEWKDGLYGDDVRERLVEFAESGWKSIPDEERERWFSRFKFWGVFHQRTGQESYFMLRLTNCGGVLEPGQLRAIGEVARDYATGPVDNPEFGDGWVDLTTRQSIQLHWIKLEDVPAIWEKLESVGVSTRSSGGDTMRNVSGCPVAGKDADEYVATRPLLDRIQTELRGDDALCNMPRKFNISVTGCREGCAQDSINDVALEPARKLVDGERMRGFNLRAGGGLGGRETRRARSLDVFVRPDRAYEVVRAFVELYHEEGNRENRNKNRARFFVDDWGVEAVREALVERTDFALESAGTDLREEYTYNAGRSDDEGDHVGVHDQADGRHYVGLSTPVGRIPAEEAIELADLADEYGSGEVRLTRRQNPLVMDVPANRLEELLAEPLLDVHSPEPDLFTRGAMACTGTEFCSLALTETKARMAAMIRWFRATLELPDDLGQLKIHFSGCTADCGQAMTADIGLQGMRARKDGEMVEAMDVGVGGGIGQNPTFVEWVRQRVPADEVPGMVKNLLEAFAALREDDQTFREWVAATGHATIVELAEPEETSYDDPCLTDAKQSWYPFADGESPAPTAADGTPTPSDD
- the nasA gene encoding assimilatory nitrate reductase NasA, whose amino-acid sequence is MSEPVQTTCMRCAVGCGHVHEGVDIGYGIASVQGDVSHPVSKGLACPRGIRESGDPDGEWLTQPLVRKGGELLPTTWDVALGRVVRVFEEILDRDRDGIGVLGSGQQTNEAAYALGKLARGGFGTRHYDANTTLCMASAVAAYYDAFGSDAPPCTYDDIPDARTHLVWGANPAVAHPVMFRWIHESAQDPDSRLVVVDPVATTTAEAADAHVSPEPGGDLALARAVLARIVERGRVDREFVDRATTGFDDLCKDLPTPTAAAATAGVPLETVDALVEALADPTLLYWGMGVNQSTQGTATAGALIDCCLATGNVGPGSGPFSLTGQANSMGTRVCSSKGTWPGHRDFGDPDERAVVADAWGVPEGRLPDDTGPGPVGIVEAINDGPIEALWTVATNPVAGLPDATAARERLDETFLVVQDAFRSETVELADVVLPAATWGESSGTAMNMERTVSRVRPATDSPSGIRSDLAIVATLADRLVPGLFDARDPEGIFAEFAALTEGTDADCSGITYDRLEQEVAVRWPAPDAATAGGYRYYDPDGDRSIGTDGDPSTGVDDDSRSTTDEESGTANGGAAWTFPTPSGRARFSTGFAGSVPEPPSEAYPLTLTTARDPDGYNTGVRTRPSIDEADPLVARVDPATLADHEECVRADDESKPITTIESRRASVSARVEPDDAIPEGMVWLPIHQPMTNHLTIAATDPDSDEPNYKQCAVRLAAPERSKRGTETGSEGASATERERSELAGHPAGVRQ
- a CDS encoding MFS transporter, whose product is MTKWRTLVLATAGFNLSFLIWFSFAPFTGPMAAEFGLSLAEIGILASAAIWLAPFGRILTGWLSDKYGAPTVFAIVLAYVGVFSMASAFAESYAVFFVERLIVATAGITFVIGIQHVSEWFPEEQLGTAEGIYAGIGNAGAAGGALILPRVFGTNWNGPLFDTNWRAAFFYTGVVAILMAVVYYAIGEAASSEQRRQTTAESATLKQWVHTATRYGTVVLALAYVMSFGLELSMNGWLATYYREGFATDDLVLASTFAATFSLAAGLLRPIGGYVSDVLARRERDILPFFRGRYREQWTFVALVFVVVTMMLMTLAGLSGAVTVAVGAGFLVGTACAFAEGAIFAQVPAMFPNSSGAVAGVVGGIGTIGGIVYPLVYSSSLFGTLHVGYAVVGISMIPIVLLNAWVYRPEIARRAHLDGFLARKSGVDATGSDD
- a CDS encoding archaea-specific SMC-related protein translates to MSQSRATEEHAELTVENVGGIDTTEIAFSPGVTSLTGRNATNRTSLLQALMATLGSDRVSLKGDADHGEVALDLAGETYTRTLERRNGTVVFDGDPYLEDTEAAELFAFLLESNEARQAVARDDDLREVIMQPVDTAAVNAEIEQLEAEKRNLDDELDRLKSLDSRLPELETEKTRLEDRIEDKRAELDEKEAEIEDADESVDDTREQKNAFEDALDDLQDVRSDLEDVRYRIDTERESIGALEDERDELEANMTDLPETPAGDLDEIEAEIDRLRDHKQSLESTINQLQRILQFNEDLLDGDNPELHAALQDRESTGTETEGEALTDQLVEDTTVCWTCGSEVERDTIDDTLDSLRELRRDRSSKRNEVDAELDELTDRRDDLRGDRDRRERVDRKLDEVEREITQRESTLEELTDERSTLEDEIDEREAAVEELEGQEQSELLDRHKEANQLEFELGRLESDLDDVREEIASVEEDLDERDRLTDRREELQDELADLRTRIEQLEAEAVEAFNDHMETILGVLDYANIERIWIERTQQTVREGRRKVERGVFDLHVIRSTDEGATYEDSIAHLSESEREVTGLVFALAGYLVHDLHESLPFIVIDSLEALDSDRIAALVEYFEEYAEYLVVALLPEDAAALSDEYQRVTNI
- a CDS encoding IclR family transcriptional regulator, with the translated sequence MSGSNTPRLVNATETSLAIVEAVRDRDGATLTEVADGLDIGYSTAHNHLATLCANNWLVKHDGEYDIGLKFLSFGEYARRRTPHYDVARRHMHELTERTNLEVEFLVEEYGRLISIVDMIGDAGGFGPPEDGKWLRVGEYYYLHNTASGKAILAELPDERVEAILDQWGLPAETPYSVTDRDELDAQLATIREQGYAETEQEVVEGFANAGTAVQYPDGRVLGGISVGWPTYLYSDGVDAEVIEQLLDTAASIEERIAATSSD
- a CDS encoding zinc-binding dehydrogenase; its protein translation is MAADDTTIGSAIDDETRRELVDTDDLLPTGSAFVPGETPIPDYQLAWGITSDDEGDPIHGEPTADDAERELVIPVEEPGPNEALLYMLTSEVNYNDVWAVTGVPVSTFAGHDRDWHVTGSGGLALVAETGAGVADEGRIAVGDLVHVYAGKFDALSPKAGRDPMFADFRIQGYETPDGSHQQFVTAQATQLFEPPSTLDLTEAGSYILTMGTIYRALTNTLDVEPGSDLFVEGASTGTGRDAVEMAVSRGLDVTGLVSSDERAERAKGVGADAAIDRTQDALSGAMRMVPNDPAAVEDWVAAGEPLLEEFRAKNDGELADYAISHAGQEAFSRSYQLLDEGGRLTFYGASTGYEMAFVGKGGATTPGEMYDRSALRPGGGVLVWYGTPDGIEGTTDEVGEAAIEAALDRRARVAVVTESEEQADAVESAHDVEGAVSLEHLAAENDAVAFEPLPELPKPSEPDALAATVGEYTNKLFKPVGIATGELLATPNNPRGNPDVVFERAGQNTLGTSTMLCASFEGEVVYAEAMADRRYSFYAPQVWMRQRRIHMPTTEIFGTHMKNTYEVLKMNEEIERGVFDVPRTHLVDWDDAPEAHQDMWENNHEEGSYVINHALPEDGIESKDELFAAWDV
- a CDS encoding enoyl-CoA hydratase/isomerase family protein — encoded protein: MSDYDHLDVRTENGARIVTLDDPDTLNALSTGLLDELEAALAAAEDAADVRAVVLTGNGRAFSSGYDFGADEEPSMDTIIESEYTHLDAIYNLSIPVIAAVDGYALAGGCNLALVCDLTFATERSEFGFPDMRMGELPPAMVLPFVTGSLKHARELFYTGKHVDATEAERMGIVNRVVSEEELMDTVMDEVDHMKRVPSAITKLLKDTLNDVQETQGYRSNSAANVAKYLYAASAETETAQEFHEIADEEGVSAAIDWMRTAEKN